AGAATAGAAAGGGTGAACACCCCATTGAAAAAGGTTAATTCAGGATCCGTGCCCGAGTTATCTTGGCaagtgaaattaaatttaatttaaataaacttttcaATTCAGATTGAACTTGGAGGAGAGGATGAAGTCCAAGAGACGCTATCAGAAGAGGATAATTCTGACATTGATGATTTGACAAACAGCTCCTCATCTGACATTTCTGATTCTGATTCTGAGAGTCAAGCATCTGAAGTGGAATGTAGTGATGATGATATAGGCGTTGCACCTTAACAGGATGATGAATCTGCAATCCTAGATGAAGAATCTGAGGAGAAATGTATGTTGACCATTTATCTTctttacaaaacacatattaatCATAAACACAAGTTGTTGGTGGAGACTGCAGTGATTATTGAAtctacagatatatatatatatatatatatatatatatatatatatatatatatatatatatatatatatatatatatatatatatataagataggTATGAAAGGAATGTGTGagatatttatgaatttaaatgtgTTCATATCATTCTTTACACATCAGCGCCTGGGTACAGTGTCTGTTGGGACAATGTCCAGAAGATGAGCATAACGCGTCATCATCTTAAACAAGAAAATAGGATGATGCTGTGGGCGCTATGCTTTGCAGCAAAGAATAGAATTTCGTTTCGTCACCTTGACAATGTTGATGACACATGCTCGATAAGGGACATTGGATTGCAGGTAAGTCTTAGCACATTCACATGCTcaatatatactgtacataaatatttttgcttGTGTTGAAATAATTCACAACTCTTATAAATTTCAGAACTACTTACCTTCGGAAAGAGACTGGATTCAATTAAGAGGAAGGATGATCAATATAGTACAGGGTATTGTCTAGAAATATTTTCCACAATTCAGTGAAATGAATGTCAAGTCAAATACACATCAATACACAGAGCAATCTGAGAAGAAATCTGAAATTGTAAGTTCATATCTGattgatttttcataaaattgaattaataatgatatactagtatatacatatatattcatcTACCACTGATGGATCCTCAACAGtttgaattaaatgttaaatgtcATATAGAAGTACAattgtatctctctctcttttaggTAAACCTTGGGGTGATTCAAGAGAATCCTGCTTCTGCACGTGGAACCCTGGAGATAATGAGATTTCTACATCAGTATGTGCCAGTTGCCCCTGATGGAAAGACATTCCCTATCCAGTGCCATGGAGACCAGCTTAGTGTAGAGAGAATTGTCCATGGCATTCAGTGAGGATGAAGCTGCTAGGCTGACTGGACTTGTTCCTCGTCCCCAAGGTTTTCATAAACGCTGCATTATTCTCCAGGATTCAATGAATATGTTATTTAGGGGCAGCACTGTTGGAGACCGGGGTTCCTTATTCCATGTcaaaaacaagtttgcattcagaactgtgaagaaaaaaatatccgaCTGTATTAATTCTGTTGTTGACTTTTTCAATTTGTGACAGAGGGGTCTGTTTGTATGATTGTTTGCCAGATGCTCAACATTGAAAACATTGATGACATTGCAGAAAGCATTCCAGATGATTCGAAACAAAGAGAAGAAGAATTGTTCATAAATATCTGTGAAAAAGTTGGTACACTTTCATGGCCCCAAGTAGACATGGCATCAATTTATCTGGCAGCAGGGTTACCTGTTGATGAACATCAGAACACAAATACAGCACCACCCTTAGATTTTGACTCTGGTGATGAGGGCGATCAGTCGTCAGATGATACAATCATCTATTGGAAAAATGATGACATCTTAGAGGAGACTATGCCATACTATGATTCTGACAATGACTTTGGTGTGTTTTTAATTATTACTCAAAAAAACAGACATTTATGCATTGTCACTTACATATTATATTGCTACTATAATAGGAAATTCATGATTGTTTTATCTACTCAGATGAACCTGCTCATGGACTATTGGATGAAGAATGCTGTGACTGTGTTTCACTGCAGCCGTTCAATGTTGTGGCGGGGTCTTCTCCATATGGCACAGACTAACGCAGAGAGATTCAACAACGGTAAACAACTTATATCTGATTGGAGATTAGATATGGTGGAATTTTGGAATCAAAACCACAACAAATTGATTTTGGGCCACCGACTTCTTGCCGGTATACtcatgaattgaaataaatatgattttttgatagAATATATGCTGAATGAACTGCTGGAATGATTCTTTTTCATATCATAATTAAGGAATTAATGGATCTCTACCTTCCAGGCTCAGAAATGAGCTGATATGGAATAGCACAGCTAACCTCCAGGGAAAACCTGGCAATAACATTGCCCTGGATCTTGTCAATGAATTCTTGAATAATGAGTTAAAATGTAAGTTCCAAATACAAGATTTAAATTGCTatgcatgtttataattttatttgtgtatGTGCAATTTACAGTTATAGATAAGTTCTTAATTGAATCCAGTCTCTTTCCGAAGGTAAGAAGTTCTGAAATTTATAAAAGTTGTGAATTATTTCAACACaagcaaaaatatttatgtacagtatatattgAGCATGTGAATGTGCTAAGACTTACCTGCAATCCAATGTCCCTTATCGAGCATGTGTCATCAACATTGTCAAGGTGACGAAACGAAATTCTATTCTTTGCTGCAAAGCATAGCGCCCACAGCATCATCCTATTTTCTTGTTTAAGATGATGACGCGTTATGCTCATCTTCTGGACATTGTCCCAACAGACACTGTACCCAGGCGCTGATGTGTAAAGAATGATATGAAtacattaaaattcataaatatcTCACACATTCCTTTCATACCTATCAGTCTCCACCAACAACCTGTGTTTATGattaatatgtgttttgtaaagAAGATAAATGGTCAACATACATTTCTCCTCAGATTCTTCATCTAGGATTGCTGATTCATCATCCTGTTAAGGTGCAACGCCTATATTATCATCACTACATTCCACTTCAGATGCTTGACTCTCAGAATCAGAATCAGAAATGTCAGATGAGGAGCTGTTTGTCAAATCATCAATGTCAGAATTATCCTCTTCTGATGGCGTCTCTTGGACTTCATCCTCTCCTCCAAGTTCAATCTGAATTGAAAAGATGAACAATGGGAATCAGTGTGCATAtagtatttttcaaaagatttttttttaatatcaatactCTCAGAATAAACAAGTATATAGATGCTAAAACTGGGACTGCAGAACAGGTGCATATGAAAAACTTAAGCAATCACACCTATTTGACTaatacagcaaaaatgtttgctaattgatttattgattgTGATATTTAAGGAATGCAGATGCAACAAACcacatattgattcattttatcaACTTACTGTGTATTAGAAGTTCTTTTTTTGTGGCATGAAAGTGCACTTTCCAACACTCCTGTCAACACAGGTAACTCTGCTGAAATGTCTTTCAGAACAGGTGGCCATTCAGCTGAGAGTTAATCAAGACTCTCCTGAAGACTACAAACTTCAGCACACTTCACTTCCCTCCTAATAATGGCCTTGAGAGTATTTATGAGTCCGTCACGGGCACATCTGCTTTTCTTCAGCAGCAGCTTGAAGGCAGCAGGATACCGGGTCTCTAGTATGTACTCTATGACTTTATCCTTGAAACCCTCCTTCTTCAGCTGCTGGATTGGTTTGGATGCTGGTGTGGATGTCATTGGTTGCTGTTTTGAGACTGGTGTTGATGTCATGCATTTTCTTTTGTAGAATTTTATTGgtgtaaaagaaaattttcttttccgTTTTGGAGTTGACGGTGCAGGCGGCCCATGTGATTTTCAGTTATGTTTGTAAATCCTACAGTTAGTGAGGCACAAttgttgcaaataaatttattggACTTACTTAATGGAATGctgattttcttttctaaaatgTCATTCAATTTGATGATAGAAATTTTCAAACTTGAAATTAATTTTCGTTTGTAACCTTTCTCTCTCCTTTCAAAAAAATTACCACAGTTAAAGCACGTGTCTTCCTCCATTTTCCAATATCGCTAGGCTGTGTTTCGTAAATTACGTCACATGTATCTTTTGACAGGATGCGGTGAAATTGTGCCATGGGGTTCATGTATTTAGAAGATGATATCGTAAGAAAAATTAACTGAAAGTATGCTATTTTCTTtcatatatttgattaaaattgtatattataataaaatcaacacagaaaaaatgttgtcaacatttatttaaaacgaAATCCTCAAAAAATCGACGGCACTCTGGGTTTGTTTTGATGGTAACACGTATTTATTGAACTAGAGTGATCTGCCCTTGTCATGTGATCAAACTCCGAGATCTCGTAAAGAGGTCAACATGGCTGTCTGCAAGTGAAAATCGCGACGTTGTGTGTTTGAACCGATGGTGGTCAGTTACTGTGCATAATGAGGACGGCTCATGGATCGGTATATATACTTGAATATGTAAGGAATTAACTGAAATACTTTATTTCCGCGAATGCAGCGAATAGAAcgagaaataaaaatcaaaccgTGCGCACAAAAAGTTGCGCCGttaattgcagttttttactatgggaggcactgtagctcccaggtcgttcatccgaaatttttcagaccaggagctacagacctgcagctatatactttcatgttaaattctaaaatctgattggtttagacgcagttgataatccgttctattaccttcagcgttagcaacacactctACAACGGGTAACATAACAAAATTATACATGcacgaaaattatgcgcgtacggttcgccgtagactTCACGTCATTTCTTGATAAAAgcaaaagatttttctctaaaaaaaaaaataatgcctGTGTAGGAAGGTAACAGTTGAATTTGACACCCGTCGAAAATCAtagtcaacctccgcttcgatTCTGTTGACCATGTTTTTCTCGGGGTATCACtgtttcaactgttaccctctcAAACAGACACTATATAAATAATGTGTTGTTACTCTAAAATTCTTTGTCTAGGAACAAAGATTGTTTACGACTAAATCAAGGAACTATAAGTCAATATCTGTACTAAGGCATTTATTAAATTCTTTGTACATATGATCTTCTTTATAAGGCGgcttttgtatttcaaaattcaaatcccCGCTCTGTGTTCGTTTCACAAccttaaaaaagacaaaatcaacaaaaaatggaAGAATTGCAGAAATAAGGTTGTTAAcaaatattcttcgttacaaaATAAGCCACAGTAAATAAAAGAATCAAGACACAACCTCAGCTAGATGTATTCTACGAGAAGCCATTACACGCtattaaatcattaaggtaATATATTAGGAAATATAGTCGaaaggtaaatatattaattaatgtatGTAGTGTATGAAAGGCAGTTGATACGTTAGGGAAAAAGTACAGAAAAGTATTTCGACCCGATGTATTGTACCTTATATAACAATCATATGAAAAAGGTAGGCAGAATCCCCAGATGTTGCATTAGACAACTGcttataaaagtatataaaacacatttttactttaattttattgttatgGATAGGAAAAACGACAATGAATTTTCCAGGCAGTTTGTAAGATTAAATTTAATCTTGGTACTTGTAACACATACCATAATCTGTTGATTTCACTTTTAGTTCATTTTGGTCCAGATTAAGGTTTATCAAGGCGTTGTTTATGGGTTGTTGTTGACCTGAAGGAGTTTTGGATCGTGTGGCAACAAGATACGTGTTCATCTGATTTGATTCCTGGTGCATGATTACAAATCCTCTTTCTTTGTCATCGttaatatataaaactttttgtttCCCTAGTACCTCTGCAAAcgataaatttttaataaagacaGTTTATAAgcatttcaattaattttatttataataataaaacacacttaaccaacaataaaaaataaaaaatcatttttgaaaggATTTCAAAGGATTTGAAGAAGTACATTCACCCTTATTGGACATTCGGATAACCTCGAACTCTACCGCATGCTCTGATGAAGGGTCGGAACTCAGAGGTTGGAACAAAAGACTTGTCGACCGACATTCCTGGGTGTTTCTAAAACGAATGCCAATGACGAATCTACTTTAATTAAGTACTAAGTAAGTTCATTAGTGGTCAACTAATTTACACGcctttgtaaattttaaacctGACAtttatgtgggttttttttattccacaATGTATAGGATGCCACAATATCTCAATGCGCTGTAAGATGTACAATCAAGACATACGGAAAGTAGCGATACAGGTGATTCAAAAGTTTTCCATCGCTTGTTGGCTCAAAATCACCAAAAGTGTTGTCTCTAACTGTCGAATTGCGATTGTCCATGAACAGATACCAACGACCCAACAGCTACAACAACGGAGTTGGATGTatatgaaaattgtaaaaaaaaaaaaaaaaaaaaaaaaaatacggtaaagcaattgaaaaaaaaattaacatgaaaaagataaaatagcAGACGACAACTTTCCGACTTCTTTCAATCCTTTGCAACCCTTCGAACGTAAATGTTGAGAGTAGCCCTTTAGCATTCAAAATTGATTGTTTATTATTGATTCTGATTTTTTCCGATGTgtttacaaagttcaatattttaatattgtaacgattcatattataatatttagatGCTTCCATTattatcaaaagaaataaaaaaatgaaatgcttatcataaaaaaaacgtCTTATATGATACCTTGCTATGATCCAAACTGGTAAGATTTTCATTGCTCCTTTTATACACTCTTAAAAGTCCCCACGATGCATTGATGACACAAAGTATAAGAAAAAAGACTTGCCTTTGCTTACGCATGTTTGCTTTCTACAATGTTGTAAAAACTGACTTGCACTAGTTATATACACCTATATATCTGTGTCTTACAACCTCTCATCCTCTGTCTATCCAGTATGATTTAAACCATCCTTCTTCTCACACTCGTCACGGTTTGACAGGTATCGTTATGAAGTTATCTTGTGACGTTACAGTACCAAAGCAAGTGATATAGACGTGTTTTCTCGTATGTTTTATGTccagaaatatttgtttgataatgttatagatgaaatttattttacaataaaaagtaataacacaaaaaatattggtttttaaaTATCTAACAAATCAATATGTGACAATAACATAGTTTCAACAGAACTACGATCATGTATTGGTTGGATAAAAGAAGAGAGTAACTGTGTTTGTACTCATTTGTTTCTTAAA
This portion of the Magallana gigas chromosome 7, xbMagGiga1.1, whole genome shotgun sequence genome encodes:
- the LOC105334187 gene encoding uncharacterized protein, whose protein sequence is MRKQRQVFFLILCVINASWGLLRVYKRSNENLTSLDHSKLLGRWYLFMDNRNSTVRDNTFGDFEPTSDGKLLNHLYRYFPNTQECRSTSLLFQPLSSDPSSEHAVEFEVIRMSNKEVLGKQKVLYINDDKERGFVIMHQESNQMNTYLVATRSKTPSGQQQPINNALINLNLDQNELKVKSTDYGCETNTERGFEF